A single region of the Equus przewalskii isolate Varuska chromosome 26, EquPr2, whole genome shotgun sequence genome encodes:
- the LOC103543230 gene encoding olfactory receptor 13F1-like, with protein MYTFIHYYRRTRRNKMVKTNVTVISNFIFLGFSYYPKVEIAIFVLCLLMYLITLLGNMILISITILDSRLHTPMYFFLSNLSILDIWYTSSALTPMLVNFVSGKNTISFSGCATQMYFSLAMGSTECVLLSMMAYDRYVAICNPLRYPIIMNKRVCVQIAAGTWVTGCLTALVETMSVLHQSLCGNSIINHFTCEILAVLKLVCSDTSKVQLIMLVISILLLPMPMLLICLSYAFILSNILRIGSVDGRSKAFSTCAAHLTVVILFYGTALSMYLKPSAVDSQEIDKFMAFVYAGLTPMLNPIIYSLRNKEVKAAVKKLLIRHPLRALLIPSSK; from the coding sequence atgTATACTTTTATTCACTACtacagaagaacaagaaggaacaAAATGGTCAAGACAAATGTTACagtcatttcaaattttatttttctgggattttCCTACTACCCCAAAGTGGAAATAGCCATATTTGTGCTGTGCTTGCTGATGTACTTGATCACCTTGCTGGGTAATATGATTCTGATCTCCATCACCATCCTGGATTCCCGCCtacacacacccatgtacttcttcctcagcaACCTCTCCATTCTGGACATCTGGTACACCTCTTCTGCTCTCACTCCAATGCTGGTAAACTTTGTTTCAGGGAAAAACACCATCTCATTCTCAGGATGTGCTACTCAGATGTACTTCTCTCTGGCCATGGGCTCCACTGAGTGTGTGCTCCTGTCCATGATGGCATATGACAGGTATGTTGCCATCTGCAACCCCCTGAGATACCCCATCATCATGAACAAGAGGGTTTGTGTGCAGATTGCAGCTGGCACCTGGGTGACAGGCTGCCTCACTGCCCTTGTGGAAACTATGTCTGTGCTGCATCAGTCTCTCTGTGGAAACAGCATCATCAATCATTTCACTTGTGAAATTCTGGCTGTCTTGAAACTAGTTTGTTCAGACACTTCCAAGGTGCAGTTAATCATGCTGGTGATCAGCATACTTCTTCTTCCTATGCCGATGCTCCTCATTTGTCTCTCTTATGCATTCATTCTGTCCAACATCCTAAGAATTGGTTCAGTGGATGGTCGAAGCAAAGCCTTTTCAACGTGTGCAGCCCACCTGACTGTGGTGATTTTGTTCTATGGGACAGCTCTCTCCATGTACCTGAAGCCCTCGGCTGTAGATTCACAGGAAATAGACAAATTTATGGCTTTTGTATACGCCGGATTAACCCCCATGTTGAATCCTATCATTTATAGTCTACGTAACAAAGAGGTGAAAGCGGCTGTGAAAAAATTACTGATTAGGCACCCTCTTCGTGCTCTCTTAATCCCTAGTAGCAAATaa
- the LOC103543231 gene encoding olfactory receptor 13C3-like: MERTNWTDIEFILQGLSEYPSAEKLLFVMCSVTYLVILLGNSTLITLTLLDSCLHTPMYFFLGNLSFLDICYTSSYIPTLLIHLLSEKKTISFTRCVVQMSVSFTMASTECVLLAVMAYDRYVAICNPLRYPIIMSRALCIQMASLSWGLGFLNSLTQTILAVRLPFCGKNVINHFVCEILAFIKLACADISLNEITLMLGNVIFLFSPLLLICISYIFILSTVLRINSAEGRKKAFSTCSAHLTVVTVFYGTILFMYMKPKSKDSTFDKLIALFYGVVTPMLNPIIYSLRNTEVHGAMRKLMTRYWFWRKG, translated from the coding sequence atggaaaggACCAACTGGACAGACATTGAGTTCATTCTGCAGGGACTTTCTGAGTACCCTAGTGCTGAAAAGCTCCTTTTTGTGATGTGTTCAGTGACGTATCTTGTCATCCTCCTGGGGAACAGCACCTTGATCACCCTAACTCTCCTGGATTCCTgcctccacacacccatgtacttcttccttggTAATCTTTCCTTCCTAGACATTTGCTACACATCCTCTTATATCCCCACGTTGCTGATACACTTGCTATCTGAGAAAAAAACCATCTCCTTCACTAGATGTGTTGTTCAgatgtctgtctccttcacaATGGCATCCACAGAGTGTGTGCTCCTAGCAGTGATGGCATATGACCgttatgtggccatctgcaacccTCTGAGATACCCCATCATCATGAGCAGGGCCCTTTGCATTCAAATGGCATCTCTCTCATGGGGATTGGGCTTTCTCAACTCATTGACACAAACTATTCTTGCAGTACGGTTGCCTTTCTGTGGAAAAAACGTCATTAATCATTTTGTTTGTGAGATATTGGCCTTTATCAAGCTGGCATGTGCAGATATTTCCTTGAATGAGATTACTCTAATGTTGGgaaatgtaatatttttgttttctccattacTGTTGATTTGTATCTCCTACATTTTCATCCTTTCTACCGTGCTACGAATCaattcagcagaaggaagaaaaaaggcctTTTCAACCTGCTCAGCCCACCTAACAGTGGTGACTGTGTTTTATGGGACAATCCTCTTCATGTATATGAAGCCAAAGTCCAAAGACTCCACTTTCGACAAATTGATTGCCCTGTTCTATGGAGTAGTCACGCCCATGCTCAATCCTATCATCTATAGCCTGAGGAATACGGAGGTGCACGGAGCTATGAGAAAATTGATGACTAGATACTGGTTCTGGAGGAAAGGATGA